CCACGGCGCAGGTGAAGCTGCGTGCGGAGCGCATCGGGGCGGTCTCCGATTCCCTGTATTTGAGCGCGGAAACGGATCTGGGCCAGGCACTGGGCCAGGTGGAACAGGTAAAGCCGGCGCTGTTGATCGTTGATTCCGTGCAGACGCTCAGCAGCGCTGCCGTGGACGGCAGTGCCGGGGGCGTCAGCCAGGTCCGCGAAGTTGCCGCTTCCCTGATTGCCGCAGCGAAGGAACGGAACATGACCACGCTGCTGGTGGGACATGTCACCAAGGACGGTTCCATCGCCGGCCCCCGGCTGCTGGAGCATCTCGTGGACGTGGTGTGCCAGTTCGACGGGGACCGCCACTCCCGGCTGCGGTTGCTGCGCGCGGTAAAAAACCGGTATGGACCCACCGACGAAGTGGGCTGTTTCGACCTGACGGAGGAAGGAATCGAGGGGCTGGCCGATCCGTCCGGGCTTTTTGTTTCCCGCACCAAGGAACCGGTGTCCGGCACCTGCATCACCGTCACGTTGGAGGGAAAACGCCCCCTGCTGGCCGAAGTCCAGGCGCTGCTTGCCGAAACCAGCAACGCCCAGGCCCGCCGTGCCACGAGCGGGCTGGATTCCTCCCGGGTGGCCATGCTCCTGGCCGTGCTGCAGGCGCGGGCTTCCATGAACCTGGCCAAGGATGACAGCTACGTGGCAACCGTGGGAGGTGTGAAGCTGAGCGAGCCCGCCACGGACCTGGCCGTTGCCCTGGCCGTCGCGTCCGCCAAGATGAACAAACCCCTGCCCGCGCAGCTGATTGCCTTCGGTGAGGTGGGGCTCGCCGGTGAGGTCCGGCCCGTCCCGGGCATTGCCCGCCGGATCTCCGAGGCCGAGCGCCTGGGCTTCACCCACGCCGTCGTCCCGGCTTCGCCCAATGGACCCGTTGCGGTTCCGGCCGGCTTCCGGGTCCGCGAAGTGAGCACCCTCGCCGAAGCGCTGGAACTGCTCTTCTAGGGACTCACCCTTCGCTGCTCCCTACCGACGTTGTGAAATGGGCGGCAGGCAGCGGAGAGCGGCGGCGAACTTCCAGCACTCGCACGGCACAAAAGTGGCCATTGTCCCCTGCCGGACCACTACTATAGGGAAAGTGTCTGTGCAGCGCCCGCCCAGAACGCCCGTGGGCCCGATGGCCGGAAGGAAGTGACCATGGCACGCAGTCCCGAAGATTCATTGAAGGCCACGCTGGCCCGCGTCGCGCCGGGAACCGATCTCCGCGACGGACTGGAGCGTATCCTGCGCGGACGCACGGGTGCCTTGATCGTCCTCGGGTTTGACCGCACCGTGGATTCCATTTGTTCCGGTGGATTCGACATCGGCATCGATTTCTCCCCCACCCGCCTGCGGGAACTGGCGAAGATGGACGGCGCCATTGTCTGCGACAAGGATGCCAAGACCATTCTGCGTGCGGCCGTGCAGCTGGTTCCGGATCACACCATCGAGACGCACGAGTCGGGCACCCGGCACCGCACGGCGGAGCGGGTGGCTATTGAAACCGGGTTCCCGGTGATCTCGGTCAGCCAGTCCATGCAGATCATCCAGCTCTACGTTGGGGGCCTCCGGCACGTGCTGGAGGGTTCCGAACCGGTGCTGGCCCGGGCAAACCAGGCCCTTGCCACTCTGGAGCGCTACCGCGCACGCCTTGACCAGGTGACCAACTCCCTCTCGGCCCTGGAAATCGAAGCCATGGTCACCGTCCGGGACGTTGCCGTTACCCTGCAGCGCCAGGAGATGGTCCGCAGGATCTCCGAGGAAATATCCCAGTACGTTCTGGAGCTGGGAGTGGACGGCCGGCTGCTGTCCCTGCAGCTCGAGGAACTGACGGCCGGGCTGGGACCGGGCAGCGAAATGATTGTCCGCGACTACGCCGACCTGCATGACGGTGACCGCCGGGCCGAGGACCAAGTGGCCACTCTGCAGAATCTCAGCGCCTCGGACATGGTGGATCTGGGCAAGATTGCCGCCGTTGTTGGATTCCAGCCGGGCCAGGATTCGCTGGAAGCCGTGGTTCAGCCGCGCGGCTACCGCCTCCTGAGCAACATCAAGTCAGTTCCGCCGGCTGTCTCGAACCGGCTGGTGGACCATTTCGGCGGCCTGCAGAATCTCATGGCGGCCAACATCGATGACCTGATGACGGTGGACGGCATCGGCGAGCAGCGGGCACGCACCGTACGGGAAGGGCTGTCCCGGATCGCCGAAACCAGCCTGCTTGACCGCTTTATGTAGCCTTTCCGCCGGGGACACCCTGGTGGGGTTCGCAGCGGGTCCCGGGACTATTCCAGGTCGAAGCGAGTGGACTCACTGGTGGTTCCGCCCAGCCGGGCCGTGAACATGTAGGTGCCCGGATTGGGGTTGCTGGAAACCTCGGCACAGCCGGGGGCGGACCGCTTGCGGTCCCAGCTGAACTTGGCGGTTTCCACCGTTTTCGGTTCGATGACCATCATCAGGTCCTGGCTGTCCTGCATGCAGTCGACCGAGGAGAAAATGCGGTCCGAGCCACTGGTCACCATGAACTCCATTTGGCTCGTCCCCACGTTCACCTCACAGGGCTCCGCCCCGTTGTTGGTGACAGTCATGGTCAGCATGGGATTCGTTCCGGACGAGTAGCTCAGCGCGTCGGTGGTGGCGGAAACCTGGACCGCGTCCGTCGGGCAGGCCTTGGCTGCCCCGGCCGGCGCCGTCGCGTCAGGGGCCGGGGCCTCTGAAGCGTCTGGTGTGGCTGGCTGTTCCGCGGCGGAGTCCGCCGCTGGGTCCGCGGCACCCGGTGTGTCGCCCGGGCCGGGGATAGTGGCTTCGCTGGTGTCCGAGGCCGCGGCGTCGTCCCCCCGCAGCTGGTTCACCACCGCTGTGATGCCCACAACCAAACCAACCACGACCAGCAGCGCGAGCACACCGGCCACAATCCTGCGCCGCCGGTAGACAGCCGCGCTCGGCCGACCGGGAGCAGTGCTCCCGGACGAAGTGTTTGATGACCCGTTCCCAACCATGTCTTAAGGCTAGGTACACCGCTGCGGATTACCCGCCGCACCACGCCGGTCAGTAAAGTATTGCTGGTCATAAGCAAGGGAGATTGCATGGAACCGGGCCCCCGGCAGCTGCACACGGAAATCATCAGCTGGTTTACCGCGAACGGCCGCGACCTCCCCTGGCGGAAGGCTGAATGCACGCCGTGGGGGATCTTCGTCAGCGAAATCATGCTCCAGCAGACGCCAGTGGTCCGCGTGCTGCCCGTGTGGGAACAGTGGATGGAGCGCTGGCCGGACCCTGCCGCCCTTGCCGCCGAGCCCAGCGGCGAAGCAGTGCGTGCGTGGGGACGGCTCGGTTATCCCCGCCGGGCGCTTCGCCTGCACGCAGCGGCCACCGCCATGACCGCGGATTTCAACGGAAGGGTCCCGGATACCCATGCCGAGCTCCTGACCCTGCCGGGAGTGGGCAGCTACACGGCCGCCGCCGTGGCTTCCTTTGCCTTTGGCCGCCGGGAAACGGTGGTGGACACCAACATCCGCCGGGTCCATGCCCGGGCGCTGACCGGCAGTGCCCTTCCGGCCCCGGCGCTGAATGCGGCAGAAATGCGTTTGGCCGTGTCCCTGCTGCCCGAGGATGCCGCAGCATCAGTGGCGTGGAACGCCTCGGTGATGGAACTGGGCGCCCTGGTCTGCACGGCACGCAGCCCCAAATGCGGCACTTGCCCGGTCGTCAACCACTGCGCCTGGGTGGCGGCCGGAAAGCCGCCTCCGGACTATGTGCCCAGGGGACAGGCCTGGGCCGGCACCGACCGGCAGGTCCGCGGTGCCGTGATGGCCGTGCTGCGGCATGCATCGGCCCCGGTCCCGCGGGCAGCCCTGCTCGGCCCGGTGGACCTCCTCCCGGCGGCCGCGCCGGAAGCCGGATCGGAGCCAGCTCCGCCGGAGGCGGCCGCACTAGCCCAGCTGCACGCCATCAACGCGCCGGTGGAGCAGCTGGAGCGGGCGCTGGCCGGGCTCCTGGCGGACAGGCTCGCCGAGGAGACCGGCTCCGGGGTGCAGCTGCCGGGGTGAACCCGATCCCCGAACCCTAGATTTCCCCGAAGCCGTTCCGCACCTCAAGGGCCATGATCTCCACGGCGCGGGCCGCATCCGGACCGCGGGCCGCCAGGGTCAGGGTTTGCCCCTGCCCGAGCCCGAGCGACATCAGCAGCATCACTGACTTGGCGTCCACGCCATTGATGCGCACCTCGGCGTCCAGGTCCGACATGGCCTGGGCAACGGCGGCTGCGGGCCGGGCATGCAGCCCCGCAGGGTTGATCAGCTCCCAGGAACCGGTGTGGACCCCCTCGCCGTCGGCGTCCATTCCGTCAAAGTCATCGTCCTCATCAGCTTCTGCAGCCAGCCCGCCGGTGCCTGCCGGGGTGGACGCTGGGGAGGGACCGCCCGTCGCTGCCTGACCGCCGGAGGATGTTCCGGCCGGAGCCGGGACACTTCCGGCAGACTCGGCTTCCTGAAGCACCGCGGCCAGCTCCCTGCCGGTCTGCGCGGCGACGGCGGCAGCCACGGCTCCTTCCACCAGCGGCGCGTTTGCCAGCCGCACCCGGCCGCGCTGCTCATCGTCCAGGAATTCCACCGCCGTCTCGGCTGTCATGACGGCAGAACCCAGATCGGCCAGCAATACCGCCCCGTCCCCCGTGTCGGCAGCGGAGATGGCAGCGGAGATCTTTTCGAGGCTGGTGCCGATGCCGCCGTCGTCGGTTCCGCCCGCCGGCACGATCCTCACGTCGGCGGCCATTTGCGCGGCCAGTTCACGGACCCCTTCGGCGAGTTTTGCGCTGTGGGAAACAATAACGAGTCCAACGCTCATGCTGCCTCTTCCGCGGTCTGGGCGGCGGCCTGCAGGATCAGGACGGTGGATGCCGCCCCGGGGTCCAGGTGTCCCGCGCTCCGCTCCCCCAGATAGCTGGCCCGTCCCTTGCGCGCGATCAGCGGTTCCGTGCCCGCGAGTCCCGCCGCGGCCGCATTGGCGGCTGCTGCCAGGACCTCGGCGCCGGTTGCCTGCGCCCCCGCAGCCGTCTGCGCCGCTTCGACTGCCGGCGTCCAGGCGTCCACCATGGTCTTGTCGTCGGGCTCGGCCTTCCCCCGTGCCACAATGCCGTCCCGCGCCGCGGTGAGGAGCGCGACGACGCCGTCCGGGTCCAGATCGCCGCTTTCACCCACCGCCGTGGAGGCGCGCAGGAAGGCCGTCCCGTACAAGGGTCCCGCGGCCCCGCCGACTTTCGACATCAGGGTCATCGCCGCCAGCTTCAGCACCGCTCCCGGAGTTGCCGGCGTCCCGTCAGCATCCAGCTTCTGCACCACCGCCGAAAAGCCGCGGTCCATGTTTTCACCGTGGTCGGCATCGCCGATGTCCCGGTCCAGGTCGATGAGCCGCTGGCGGTTCTCCGCCATGGCCGCCGCCGAGGCCCGCATCCAGCTGGCTGCCCAATCCGCGTTCAGTGCCATGCTCATGCTCCCCACCGCAGTGCCGGCGTGTGCACCGGCGAATCCCAAAGCCCGGTCATTTCCTCATCCAGGCGCAGCACCGTGATCGAGGCGCCCTGCATGTCCAGCGCCGTGATGTAGTTGCCCACCAGCGACCGCTCAACCCGGATGCCGCGCTCTGCCAGGACTTCGGCCGCGCGGCGGTAAACGATGTACAGCTCGCTCAGCGGCGTGCCGCCCATGCCGTTAACAAACAGCAGGACCGGGTCCCCTGATGCTGCCCCCAGGTCCTGGAGGATGGGTTCCAGCAGCTGGTCGGTGATGCTGTCTGCGTCCGCCATTGGCATCCGGTGCCGGCCGGGTTCGCCGTGGATACCGACGCCGAGCTCAATTTCGTTGTCCGCCAAAGTGAAGCTCGGTTCCCCGGCGTGGGGAACGGTGCACGGCGCGAGGGCCACTCCCATGGACCGAACGTTGGCATTGACCCGTTCGGCAACCGCGCTCACCTGCTCCAGTGAGTCTCCGCGTTCCGCGGCGCCTCCCGCTATGCGCTCCAGCAGCACCGTTCCCGCCACCCCGCGCCTGCCCGCGGTATACAGCGAGTCCTCGACGGCGACGTCGTCGTTCACCACCACGGTGGCAACGCTGATGCCCTCTGCCTGCGCCAGCTCCGCAGCGGTCTCAAAGTTCAGGATGTCCCCGGTGTAGTTCTTCACGATCAGCAGGACCCCGGCACCTGTGTCCGTGCCGGTGATGGCCGGAAGGATCTGATCCGGGGTGGGCGAGGTGAAGACGGCGCCGGGGACCGCGGCGTCGAGCATGCCACGGCCCACATATCCGCTGTGCAGCGGCTCGTGTCCGCTTCCTCCGCCGGAAACCAGGGCCACCTTGTTCCGGGCCGGCTCCCGCCGCACCACATAGTCCGGATCGGCGTGCACACGGACCAGATCTTGGTGGGCCAGGCCGAAACCGGCCAGCGATTCGGCGACCACCCGCCGCGGATCGTTGATGAGTTTTTTCATTGCTCCAGCAGCTCCTTCAGCGAAGAGGCCGCGGGCCGGAACGGCACCGCTGCCCCGGTCACGGGATTATCCTGAGTTGTTCACGACCATACCCCGGGCCGGAGTCAGTGGACAGGCTGGAGGGATCCGGGTGTTCCCGGGGCGGCGGCATGCCCGGCGCGGCTAAACCGCCGGATTAAACAGCTGTGGGAGGGGCCGAAGCCCCTCCCACAGCAGTTCTTCAGGGAATTACTTGCCCTTGAATGCGTCCTTGATGTTCTCGCCGGCCTGCTTGGCACTGCCCTTGGCCTGATCGCCATGGCCTTCGGCTTCCATCTGCTCGTTGCCGGTGGCCTTTCCCAAGCCTTCCTTTACCTTGCCGCCAAGCTTCTCGGCTGAATTCTGCACCTTGTCATCTGCGCCCATAAGTGGATCCCGCTTTCTGATCGTGGCCCCGGGCGGTTATCAAACCGCCGCCCTGTTTCGAGCCGTTGGTGATGCTAAGTAACCTGACCTTATCCACCTCCGGCGGCGAAAGACCAGCGGCGCACCCCCGGTTACTCTCTTCGCGAACACGCGAAAGCCGCAGAAACCGCTACAGCGTTCGGATCATGCGCGTGTTTCCCAGGGTGTTGGGCTTCACGCGGGCCAGGTCCAGGAACTCCGCCACGCCTTCGTCATGGGAGCGCAGCAGCTCGGAATAGACCTCCGGGTCCACGGCGGCTTGGTTTGCCATCACCTCGAATCCGTGGCGGCGGAAGAAGTCCACTTCAAAGGTCAGGCAAAAAACCCGCTGCACGCCGATTTCCCCAGCCTCCGCCAGGAGGGCCTCCAGCAGGACATGCCCGACGCCGCGGCCGCGCCAGCTGCGTTCCGCAGCCAGGGTCCGCACTTCGGCGAGGTCCTCCCACATCACGTGCAGGGCACCGCAGCCGACCACTTCGCCGTCGGGCCCTTCGGCAATCCGGAATTCCTGCAGCCCCTCGTAGTAGGCCACCGCTTCCTTGGCGACCAGGATCCGTTCGTCGGCCAGCGGCGCCACCATGGCACGGATGCGGGGAACGTCGGAAGTGCGGGCGCGGCGGACGGTGATGGTTGAGGCAGAAGTCACCGGTTCAGTCTAAGACCTGCGCAAATGTCAGGGCGTAACACGGCGTTCGGTTGCCGGCGGCGCCCCGAGCCGGGGAACGGCGGCTTAACGACAGAACCCGGAGGGCAGTATGCCCTCCGGGTTCCCTCAGTGCCGCTGTGCGGCTGTTTGGCTAGTCGCCCACGCCGGCTTCAATTGCTGACGGCGCTTCCTCCAGTGCCTTCGGCGCACCGTGGCCGACGAACGTGAACTTGGCGTCGTCTCCTTCGCCCTCCACGTCCACGGACACCAGTTCGCCCGGCTTCAGATCCCCGAAGAGGATCTTCTCGGACAGCTGGTCCTCGATTTCGCGCTGGATGGTCCGGCGCAGCGGCCGGGCACCCATGGCGGGATCGTAGCCCCGGGTGGCAAGGAGAACCTTGGCCGCCGGAGTCAGCTCGATGGTCATGCCCTTGTCCGCCAGGCGCTTGCCCAGGCGTTCCAGGAACAGGTCCACGATCTGGACGATCTCGTCCTGCGTGAGCTGCGGGAAGACCACGGTGTCATCAACACGGTTGAGGAACTCGGGGCGGAAGTGCTGGCGCAGCTCCTCCGTGACCCGTGCACGCATCCGGTCGTAGCCGGTCTTGGTGTCGGTGCCGGACTGGAAACCGGTGGAGACGCTCTTGGAGATGTCCCGGGTTCCCAGGTTGGTGGTCATGATGATGATGGTGTTCTTGAAGTCCACCACCCGCCCCTGGCTGTCAGTCAGGCGGCCGTCTTCGAGGATCTGCAGCAGCGAGTTGAAAAGGTCGGCGTGCGCCTTCTCCACCTCGTCGAACAGCACCACGGAGAACGGACGGCGGCGGACCTTTTCGGTCAGCTGCCCGCCTTCTTCGTAGCCCACGTATCCCGGAGGGGCACCGAAGAGCCGGGAAACGGTGTGCTTCTCGGAGTATTCGGACATATCCAGGGTGATCAGGGCTTCTTCGTCACCGAAGAGGAACTCGGCGAGTGCCTTGGCCAGCTCAGTCTTACCAACACCGGTGGGACCGGCGAAGATGAACGAGCCGCCCGGACGCTTCGGGTCCTTGAGTCCGGCCCGCGTACGGCGCATGGCCTGCGAGATGGACTTGATGGCCTGGTCCTGACCGATGACGCGCTTGTGCAGCTCGTCTTCCATCTTGAGCAGGCGCGTGGACTCTTCCTCGTTGAGCTTGACCACGGGAATGCCGGTGGAGTTGGCAAGCACCTCGGCAATGAGTTCCTCATCCACCTCGGCAATGTCGTCCAGTCCCCCGGACTTCCACTGGCGTTCCTTTTCGGCCCGCTGGTCATGGAGCTTCTGCTCCTTGTCCCGCAGGTTGGCGGCGCCTTCGAAGTCCTGGGAATCAATGGCTGATTCCTTTTCCAGCTTCAGGGCGGAGATCCGCTCGTCGATTTCCTTGAGCTCGGGCGGAGCCGTCATCCGGCGGATGCGCAGCCGGGCACCGGCTTCGTCGATCAGGTCAATCGCCTTGTCCGGCAGGAACCGGTCGCTGATGTAACGCTCAGCCAGGGTTGCCGCCGAAGCCAGCGCGGCATCCGTAATGGACACACGGTGGTGCGCTTCGTAGCGGTCCCGCAGGCCCTTCAGGATTTCGATGGAATGCGCAACGGAAGGTTCCTTGACCTGGATCGGCTGGAAACGTCGCTCGAGGGCGGCATCCTTCTCGATGTGCTTGCGGTACTCATCGAGCGTGGTGGCACCGATGGTCTGCAGTTCGCCACGGGCCAGCATCGGCTTCAGGATGGAGGCTGCGTCGATGGCGCCTTCAGCGGCACCGGCGCCCACAAGGGTGTGGATCTCGTCAATGAAGAGGATGATGTCGCCGCGGGTGCGGATTTCCTTGAGGACCTTCTTCAGGCGTTCCTCGAAGTCACCGCGGTACCGGGAACCGGCAACGAGGGAACCGAGGTCAAGGGTGTACAGCTGCTTGTCACGGATGGTCTCCGGAACGTCGCCGCGGACAATGGCCTGGGCCAGTCCTTCGACTACAGCGGTCTTGCCGACGCCGGGCTCACCGATAAGAACAGGGTTGTTCTTGGTGCGGCGGGACAGGACCTGCATGACCCGTTCCATTTCATGCTCGCGCCCAATGACGGGATCGAGCTTGGATTCCCGTGCAGCCTGCGTCAGGTTGCGGCCAAACTGATCCAGGACGACCGAACCCGCGGGCTGGCCTTCCTGCTGCTGGCCGCCCGAGCTGACGGGCTCCTTGCCCTGGTAGCCGGACAGCAGCTGGATGACCTGCTGGCGCACCCGGTTAAGGTCGGCGCCCAGCTTGACCAGCACCTGTGCGGCCACGCCTTCGCCTTCACGGATCAGGCCGAGCAGGATGTGCTCGGTTCCGATGTAGTTGTGGCCAAGCTGCAGGGCCTCCCGAAGGGAGAGCTCCAGGACCTTCTTGGCGCGGGGGGTGAAGGGGATGTGGCCGGAGGGGGCTTGCTGGCCCTGGCCAATAATCTCCTGCACCTGCTCGCGCACGGCACCGAGCGAGATACTCAGGGATTCCAGGGCCTTAGCTGCTACGCCTTCACCCTCATGAATGAGCCCGAGCAGGATGTGCTCGGTGCCGATGTAGTTGTGGTTGAGCATGCGAGCCTCTTCTTGGGCAAGCACGACAACGCGACGGGCACGGTCGGTAAATCTTTCAAACATGAGGCACACTCCTAGCTAACGCGTAATTCGATGCTACGTGTCCTGTGCGTGCTTAAGGAGCGTGTTCGCCCTAGGCGTGAGAACCGGCCCCGGAATAATCCGGGGCCATGTCCACGGTCCTAGCTCTGGGCTGCCCGGTAGGCTTCGATGATTTCACTGTTCACGCGTCCACGCTCGGAAACGGTGTACCCGTTGTTCCGGGCCCACTCGCGGATCTGCGCTGCTTCATTGTTGCGTGCTGAGCCGGCGGTGCGGGGGCGTCCCGTGCGTCCGCCTCCCACCTTGCGCCCGGCATCCAGGTACGGCTTCATGGCCGCCCGGAGATTCTTGGCATTGTCGGTCGACAGGTCAATTTCGTACTGCGCCCCGTCAAGGCCGAACCGTACGGTCTCATCCGCACTTCCAGCATCGAGGTCATCGACCAGAATGATTTTTACCTTTTGCGCCACGACAGGCTCCTAAGCAGTTAAACCGGGAAAACGATAATGAGACCACTTATAGTATGGCGCAATTTTGAATCCCCAGTCAAAGCGTAGTCGCGTATTTAATTACTTTCTTTTTCAGATCCCGGACTACTTGCTTCCCGATCAGCGGCAAGATCTGCTTCCCGTTCCGCCTCAGCCAGCGCTTTTCGCTCCGACCGGTCGACATTCAGCAGTGCCTTCATCGCAAAATAAAAGAGAGCAGCGACACATACCGAGGGCAGTAGAACTTCAACGTATTCCATGGCTATCCCATTTCCGGCTTTAGCAGTGGGAACAAAATTGTTTCCCGGATACCCGTGTTCGTGAAAAGCATCACGAGACGGTCAATTCCCAGGCCGATGCCGCCCATGGGCGGTGCACCGTATTCAAGGGCACGCAGGAAGTCCTCGTCAAGTGCCATGGCCTCATCATCGC
This genomic interval from Arthrobacter citreus contains the following:
- the radA gene encoding DNA repair protein RadA, coding for MATKTSRAKTANYRCAECGWTTAKWVGRCGECQAWGTVEEAAEVVARTTAATTVARPALRIADVDATSAAFQATGVDELDRVLGGGLVPGAVILLAGEPGVGKSTLLLDVAAKVGNGGRDVLYVTGEESTAQVKLRAERIGAVSDSLYLSAETDLGQALGQVEQVKPALLIVDSVQTLSSAAVDGSAGGVSQVREVAASLIAAAKERNMTTLLVGHVTKDGSIAGPRLLEHLVDVVCQFDGDRHSRLRLLRAVKNRYGPTDEVGCFDLTEEGIEGLADPSGLFVSRTKEPVSGTCITVTLEGKRPLLAEVQALLAETSNAQARRATSGLDSSRVAMLLAVLQARASMNLAKDDSYVATVGGVKLSEPATDLAVALAVASAKMNKPLPAQLIAFGEVGLAGEVRPVPGIARRISEAERLGFTHAVVPASPNGPVAVPAGFRVREVSTLAEALELLF
- the disA gene encoding DNA integrity scanning diadenylate cyclase DisA, with product MARSPEDSLKATLARVAPGTDLRDGLERILRGRTGALIVLGFDRTVDSICSGGFDIGIDFSPTRLRELAKMDGAIVCDKDAKTILRAAVQLVPDHTIETHESGTRHRTAERVAIETGFPVISVSQSMQIIQLYVGGLRHVLEGSEPVLARANQALATLERYRARLDQVTNSLSALEIEAMVTVRDVAVTLQRQEMVRRISEEISQYVLELGVDGRLLSLQLEELTAGLGPGSEMIVRDYADLHDGDRRAEDQVATLQNLSASDMVDLGKIAAVVGFQPGQDSLEAVVQPRGYRLLSNIKSVPPAVSNRLVDHFGGLQNLMAANIDDLMTVDGIGEQRARTVREGLSRIAETSLLDRFM
- a CDS encoding A/G-specific adenine glycosylase, coding for MEPGPRQLHTEIISWFTANGRDLPWRKAECTPWGIFVSEIMLQQTPVVRVLPVWEQWMERWPDPAALAAEPSGEAVRAWGRLGYPRRALRLHAAATAMTADFNGRVPDTHAELLTLPGVGSYTAAAVASFAFGRRETVVDTNIRRVHARALTGSALPAPALNAAEMRLAVSLLPEDAAASVAWNASVMELGALVCTARSPKCGTCPVVNHCAWVAAGKPPPDYVPRGQAWAGTDRQVRGAVMAVLRHASAPVPRAALLGPVDLLPAAAPEAGSEPAPPEAAALAQLHAINAPVEQLERALAGLLADRLAEETGSGVQLPG
- the dhaM gene encoding dihydroxyacetone kinase phosphoryl donor subunit DhaM, whose amino-acid sequence is MSVGLVIVSHSAKLAEGVRELAAQMAADVRIVPAGGTDDGGIGTSLEKISAAISAADTGDGAVLLADLGSAVMTAETAVEFLDDEQRGRVRLANAPLVEGAVAAAVAAQTGRELAAVLQEAESAGSVPAPAGTSSGGQAATGGPSPASTPAGTGGLAAEADEDDDFDGMDADGEGVHTGSWELINPAGLHARPAAAVAQAMSDLDAEVRINGVDAKSVMLLMSLGLGQGQTLTLAARGPDAARAVEIMALEVRNGFGEI
- the dhaL gene encoding dihydroxyacetone kinase subunit DhaL gives rise to the protein MALNADWAASWMRASAAAMAENRQRLIDLDRDIGDADHGENMDRGFSAVVQKLDADGTPATPGAVLKLAAMTLMSKVGGAAGPLYGTAFLRASTAVGESGDLDPDGVVALLTAARDGIVARGKAEPDDKTMVDAWTPAVEAAQTAAGAQATGAEVLAAAANAAAAGLAGTEPLIARKGRASYLGERSAGHLDPGAASTVLILQAAAQTAEEAA
- the dhaK gene encoding dihydroxyacetone kinase subunit DhaK, whose translation is MKKLINDPRRVVAESLAGFGLAHQDLVRVHADPDYVVRREPARNKVALVSGGGSGHEPLHSGYVGRGMLDAAVPGAVFTSPTPDQILPAITGTDTGAGVLLIVKNYTGDILNFETAAELAQAEGISVATVVVNDDVAVEDSLYTAGRRGVAGTVLLERIAGGAAERGDSLEQVSAVAERVNANVRSMGVALAPCTVPHAGEPSFTLADNEIELGVGIHGEPGRHRMPMADADSITDQLLEPILQDLGAASGDPVLLFVNGMGGTPLSELYIVYRRAAEVLAERGIRVERSLVGNYITALDMQGASITVLRLDEEMTGLWDSPVHTPALRWGA
- a CDS encoding CsbD family protein — translated: MGADDKVQNSAEKLGGKVKEGLGKATGNEQMEAEGHGDQAKGSAKQAGENIKDAFKGK
- a CDS encoding amino-acid N-acetyltransferase, translating into MTSASTITVRRARTSDVPRIRAMVAPLADERILVAKEAVAYYEGLQEFRIAEGPDGEVVGCGALHVMWEDLAEVRTLAAERSWRGRGVGHVLLEALLAEAGEIGVQRVFCLTFEVDFFRRHGFEVMANQAAVDPEVYSELLRSHDEGVAEFLDLARVKPNTLGNTRMIRTL
- a CDS encoding ATP-dependent Clp protease ATP-binding subunit, which produces MFERFTDRARRVVVLAQEEARMLNHNYIGTEHILLGLIHEGEGVAAKALESLSISLGAVREQVQEIIGQGQQAPSGHIPFTPRAKKVLELSLREALQLGHNYIGTEHILLGLIREGEGVAAQVLVKLGADLNRVRQQVIQLLSGYQGKEPVSSGGQQQEGQPAGSVVLDQFGRNLTQAARESKLDPVIGREHEMERVMQVLSRRTKNNPVLIGEPGVGKTAVVEGLAQAIVRGDVPETIRDKQLYTLDLGSLVAGSRYRGDFEERLKKVLKEIRTRGDIILFIDEIHTLVGAGAAEGAIDAASILKPMLARGELQTIGATTLDEYRKHIEKDAALERRFQPIQVKEPSVAHSIEILKGLRDRYEAHHRVSITDAALASAATLAERYISDRFLPDKAIDLIDEAGARLRIRRMTAPPELKEIDERISALKLEKESAIDSQDFEGAANLRDKEQKLHDQRAEKERQWKSGGLDDIAEVDEELIAEVLANSTGIPVVKLNEEESTRLLKMEDELHKRVIGQDQAIKSISQAMRRTRAGLKDPKRPGGSFIFAGPTGVGKTELAKALAEFLFGDEEALITLDMSEYSEKHTVSRLFGAPPGYVGYEEGGQLTEKVRRRPFSVVLFDEVEKAHADLFNSLLQILEDGRLTDSQGRVVDFKNTIIIMTTNLGTRDISKSVSTGFQSGTDTKTGYDRMRARVTEELRQHFRPEFLNRVDDTVVFPQLTQDEIVQIVDLFLERLGKRLADKGMTIELTPAAKVLLATRGYDPAMGARPLRRTIQREIEDQLSEKILFGDLKPGELVSVDVEGEGDDAKFTFVGHGAPKALEEAPSAIEAGVGD
- a CDS encoding Lsr2 family protein, coding for MAQKVKIILVDDLDAGSADETVRFGLDGAQYEIDLSTDNAKNLRAAMKPYLDAGRKVGGGRTGRPRTAGSARNNEAAQIREWARNNGYTVSERGRVNSEIIEAYRAAQS